The DNA segment CTGCTAAtaatccattcattcattatctgtaCTGCTTATCCTTAAAGAGTCAGGGagaggctggagccaatcccagcggacACTGGGAAAGAGACAGGTTACAACAAccactcacattcacaaactAAAGTCTAGCCTAATCaatctgcatttgtttggactgtggaaagaagacagagagaaccCATGCCCAGctgaaccgggattcaaaccaagaaagTTGTTGCTGCTGAtcagatttattaaaaatagTATCTTTATCTAACTTGTTTGGAAAATCCCATTCCTGGGCCTTTGAGCAAATGTGATAACCACAGAGCACTGTTTGATCTAATTGTAGATATTGAAACTAATTGGATTGAtctcaagaaaagaaaaggcaaaTCCTGTTCTGTCatagcaaaaaataaatagtaatTTTGGGATCACTGTATTTTTATTCCAGGGTGACCTGTTATTGTCCAAATCGTAAAAAATATGGATTTTCACTTTTTGTGAAAAGCCTTCTGAAGTTCACATTTACTGCATTTTTACTCCTTTGTGACACTTGTGGTGCTTCATTACAAAAGAACAAACAAGAATTCTGTATAACTTTTACTTTGAGTTCTGTTCTAGTTTGACAACCTTCATTATAGTGAAGTGAAGTTTCTTTTGTCTCTGAAGTCTGTTTCCCACGATGCCGCGCCCCAACCTCCACCTGGTGGCCCCGCGGGTCCGTGCCCTCTGTGTGACCTATGGGATTCTTCACCAGGTGAAAACTCTGTGTCAAGGCTTCGGGGGTGTCCTCAGGTATGTCCCagtaattataataacataCACGTCGTTTAACGGCAGGATAAACACTTTAAGGTTGGAACTGTCTTCTGACAAAAGCTCCAAAAGGAGAGATAcatattttgatgcagaatgTAGCAGCAATATGTGTAAATCTTATTCTGACCAATCTTTccacaaaataaatattcctTCAAGGCTCTTAGATTTACTGTGGAACATGGAAGAGTGATGAGCCGCCTGCTTGATACGTGACTTTTTATTAACTGAAGATTTCGTTCTCATATTTTTTTAGGTCACTGAAGAACTCAGGAGACCTCTGGCTCGATGCATATCTCCATGAATGAGAAACGTTGTTCCCCACAATGCACCTAAAGGGaatcctgttttctcctcttatGCATCATGAATTGATTGtgtctgtttggttttatgATCCAACGAAGTGTGGgagtgttttctttacattgGTGTTACAGCTGAGTCTTGGTTTCACTTTTCAGATTCTGTGCAGGATTTATTTTAGTGTTCATTCTTTACAGATCATCTCACAGTTACAGTATCATGCTGTTGTAAATACAATAATGGAAGCTGATTGTGAGTTATGTAAACAGATGGGTTTTTTTCATTGATCTATAATGTGATACTGTTGACAGTTCTTCAGCTGTAACTCTTTTCTTATCTTCTGATACAACAATAAAGAAACTGTGTTTATCTTCTGTCCACCTCCGCTACCATTATGTCCAAAACCTCACAAATTACGCAGAAAAAAGATGTGATATGAAATATTtaccaggtttttattttaattatgttcTTTTTAGACACTGTGTCCCGAAATATTTACAACCCCATTGAATCTTCATTTAATTAATAGCCGAGCAACATGCTCTCTTGCATATGCTCtttagtttttctgtgtcaGTGTAGTTTACGCTGCAAAAAGACACATTGGTGTGACAGCAGTCCATTATTACTGGCAATGACTTCATGCAGGATTATTGTGAGTATCTCTGGTGCAAGGACGTCTGAATTTTGATTATAAACAGCAAGACTATTTACATTAATACCGACTGCTGGTTGTCAGTTCCCAACAACAACGACGACTGTTTTCCTGCTATCTGCACGGAGAACTTATTATTTTCTATAGCTGTAAACAGTGATATGAAAATAATTGGCTATATATCAGAAGATGTGTCACATAGTCTGGCACAGATTTAGAAACACAATCACTAAGATCTACTTATTTACCACATCATTTAGTAAACAGCTGCAATATTGACACTGAGCATAAACATCCACATACACTGCTCATAGAAATATGTAtgttacatgcacacacatacacacgcacccacacacgcCGAACTGTACACGATTTCTTTCATACACAAGCATCTCTTTGACGAGAAAATCGGACGagatgattaaaacaaaaagcgacataattagaaaagaaaacactggagtACATACATGTTTGCAcgatacaaaataaatatttttctttttacaacacTGCTGTCTGTCCCGATTGCCAGCAGATTGATtaaagaagctgctgcagtcaGGAAGCTGTGAGGGAGCAGCAGCGTCTGGGTGGGCGCAGCTGGTCGACAGGTTCAGTCCTTGCTGCCGGAGTCGATCCTCTCCTGCCGCCGCTTCAtgatctcctgcagctctgtgtctccGCTGCTCTTCTGTAAAGGAAATGCAAGAAGTTATACAGAGTACGTCTGAATATTcagatttcatatttactttcAAAATGCAAATGACGGATTCTCCTGTTAAAAATTGTTGgatacaaagaaagaaaagaagtcaTCTAAGCCCtgtcaataacaacaatatttgGACATACTTTTGCTTTATTATGGCAACAGACAAGTTAATGATTGCCACTTGTCCcatttaagtaaaataaaaagatttaagGTTCTTTGGATTAAAGGATATTGATCATAAAACAACAGGTATCTGAATAATTGATAAATagctccagtgtgtaagattaaggtCGATTTTAGATTGAGATTCTATCagaatttttttcatttaacattcataaatatattttcattcatgttcaatcacctgaaactaagaatctttttttcacattagATGCTATTAAGTTTGACACACTGATCCTTTTAATGAAAGTCTTCGCAGCATGTGTAAAAAGGGAATACACCCATTAAATTACCTGGTGAGCTGTATATCCCTATATGGTTAAACTTAATATAGTGCAGAGGAGGATACGTAATgttcatatacagtatttggTCAGTTAACATAGGTTACACAAGTGAGATAGTCTCACTGGATAATGGATGAACACTGAGGTCAAGggcaaaaacaacataaatatgtaAGTGCACTGTTGTTGCTCCTAAAACCAACGTTAGGATAAAACCaggtgtaaacaaaaacatgtttttctaaacCATTCTGCTTTGCCATTTATTGTGTGAATTGATACAATAATGTATTTACACTCAGTAATGATGATGTCCTATTTACTCCTATTTAATTTTTAGGAAAATTATAATTAGAAAGAATGAAGAAATCCGCAAATTATTGTAATATAAGTAATACACTAAGTAATTCCTAATATCACAGTTATGAATAGCAGCCAACAAAATCAACCTAAGAGTTAAACTGTGTACTTTTGTACAATTGTGCCTCATTAGGTGTATCCACCCACTTGTTGAACAACACCTGTATTAATCATAGAGTGACTCGCTAGGAGACAGCTCACACCAACGGTTCTATTCCTGAGTCTTCACTTGTCTGAACATGCCCAGAGGCTGCAAGTTAAGGCTTCCAACGCTTTCACAAACACGTGTTTTGATTTGTGGGTCTGATTCTTCATCTAACCATGAATCAAACAGGGATGTGAGAAGACACACGTGTGACTgacctcctgctgtgatttCTCCACAGTCACTTGATTATAGACACGACTGCCTTCGTCTCCACACACCGAGATCAGTTCATTTTTGTTGAGGGAGAACAGTTGGGCTCCAGTCAGGATCCCCAAGCATTCAACCGTCCTGCAGACGAGACAGTCAGTCAATTTATTTACATTCACTTATCACAATTTTAAAGTCGTGAGAGCACAATAGGCATGTCATAGCGGGAAGAGCACAGGTACTGTCAGTAGCATTTAGAATCAACGTTAGATGACATGCTTTTACTCTAAATaatgaactttattttaaacttcTTTGTTATTTCTAATACTTTCTTAtatagtgttgttttttttatttgtatatatttcaaCAGGTAAAATTCGATTTGAGGATGACACTATAACAATAAGGTTGTTGGGCTCAGGCTCACATACAAAGACAATTCTATCATGCTGATGTTTAACAGTTTAAGTAaatgtttaccatgttcacCACTTCAGTTTGATGTGTTGGCTTGATGAATTTAGTATATTAGCAATAAACCCAAACTACAGCCGAGGCTTACGAAAGCTACTACAAATCTTCCTAAGAGGAATATGGGCAACTGATTATACACACATTACAGTCAGAATCATTAATGGAGGCACTCGACAAAGTTAGTTAGTTAAAGCTAGTTAAAAGAGTCCTGATGATAGTTCAGTCCGAACAAAACTGACTGACACTATCatcccaacaaccacaactgcTGTATCTATTACTGACAGGACATAAACAAGGGTGAAAATGGTGCAAATGAAATTTCAGTCAGAACTTAAAGAGCAAATTAACATGCAGTGTTTTTGCTGCCCTGTTTACTGCATTGCAACTGTGTCCACACtcaacagtgatgtcacagggtCTGGGAGTACGCCTGTACATCACTGCAACAGGGTGAGAAGTGTAAGTGCTGGAGGTCagctgcagcaaaaacacaacGCTAGGTTGCTCTTAAAGGTGTGTATTGATTTGCTGGATCGATGAGGGTCGCAGGTGACTTACGATGATGAGAACCCCTTTGCGATGAGCCATGCGGTCACCTGCTCTGGGCTTGAGTCAAATTTGAGCGGCACGCAGCTGCCGGATGGTCGCTCCACGCGGATCTTCCTGACGggctgggttttgttttcagtgatcTTCTTCAACAACTCGTTGTTGACTTTATCCACTGCGGCAAAGAAACAGGATGACAGCAGACGTCAGAGCAAGACCAACAACAAATACTAAAATCTGTCGTTGCTAAATCTgactttgtttgctttgttgtgttCACTCACTTTTGTCTTTAGGTATACCGTTGGTGAAAACGTCTCCATGGGCCAAAGTACCAGTAGGTGACTTTCCGTAATCCTGCGGCAATAACacagacaatcacacacacacacacacacgcacacacacacacgcacacaaacacaaatagagTTCATGAGAAACCTCAGCTGGTATGATTCCAAAGACAGGTGTGTCTTTTCATCTTGTTCTGGCTGATACATTTTTGCCAAGGAGCCAAAAccaaaatatgtgtgtgaaagtaTTTCCCACCCGGAAGACTAGGTGCATGCAGTGCTTGCTGCAGGGCATTAGTGAGCCTGCACACGGGGTAAATGTTGTTGATGCTGTTTGCATGTCTCGTTATCTCGTGCTATTGACCATAACGTTTTTACagtccacacagacagtcagacctcagcTGCACTCTTTAGTCTTTGTACCGGTCACTTGCAATCTGTTGCTCGTGAGACAacctttgtgtgcatgtgtgtgcatgtgcaccaACACTTGTCTACACTCCTGCAGCGGTATGCTGGGCACCTGCGCTACCAAGTGACTAAGCGGGTACCCATCCATATTAAGTTTTACGGGTGTTAATCAAGGAAATGTGAATacagcacagacaaacaaaagacacagcAGGTCACCTGGCTGTAGCCGCCTTCTGGCTCCTCTATCTTCACAACATCCAGGATGTTAAACGGGACGTAGCCGGCCTGGCCACTGCGATTCCGTAGTTTCCACCACTGTCTGTCATCCTCTATCACCTgtggaaaacattttgtcttgtgACCTGGATACGGCGGAAATTGCTTCATTGCCTTTCAGGGACTGCGCATATTTCCACATTGTTGAGACAAAGCCAACATGTTTAACTGTCTCTGTTTGGCAGTTTTTACCTCGAGGATTTCGTCCTGCAGCACTGACAGCTCGTTGGCATTCCGTGCTACAAAGTGGTAGCGGATTTTGGCATATTTGCGGGTGTGGGTCTTCCCGTTGTAGGACCTGTTAAACCACATTTTAGCACAGtttcacgtgtttgtgtgtcatgtaAAAGACACTTTAGACTTCAGTACTCACCCGTCTGATGAGCCAGAGGAATGAGTACCAtaatactgaaaaaaaacaacaacagattgTTACAAGGGTGAGGATTTGTAATGATCGGTGCATTGACAGACAGTGACTATTAGATTAATGTCTTACGTCCTCTGTTGAGTGTTTCCTGTAGTCAGGGCTGGTGGGCGGCCCCATTGGGCCTGAGGGTCCCTCTGTTTCCCACGGGGCGGTCCTGAAGATATCTGCCGGCGGCTCCCACCCATTACGAAACTTTGGGTAATAAACAGGGGCACACTGATCCCTGGGCCACTCTGATCTGTAGGAGCAGAAGGAGTAAAATCATGGTGAAAATGTGACCTTTCAGCTACACATCCGTAGAGACAGCAGTGAAGCACATGTACCTGGGTTTGGTCCATCCTTCCCCCAGCAGCTCAAAGATGGTCATCTCTTTGGGGATGAGGTGTCCTCGCAGGAAGTCGACAGTATCTTTAGAAAGGTGAGGAGAGATGATTGAACGTACCAGGTCAGGACTCCCGAAGCTCTGCAGCACCTGTGGCCCAATTCACAAAGAGcacgtgaaaaaaaaacagacagagagattgTCCATacagaaacatggaggagttttTTGAAAGATTTTACACAAAGGTGCTTCAGTTTTAGTATTTTCCCTTGGATATAGTAATAGGCTTTGAAGTGGTTTTTTTTCGCAAAGACAAAGAACCTGAGTAAGCATCTAATGCCCATTTCAACACtcgagaaaacacacacaaaaaacagtttGGCACTATCAATATATATACCCAGCTCTAGTATTCACTCAAAACCAAACTCTATATTTctaaaaaatctataaaaacagTGATAAACAACAGCTATTCTACAATTTAACACCAACATTGTGGATGGAATAATGACAGTATAATGCTTCACAAGTCTTGAACTGATTAAATCAAAATCTTGTTGAACTGTAAAAACAGCCTGAGATTGAAGACAGGTTGTGGCTGACGCTGCTCTGTGATGAGACTGATTGTTGAGGACGGCTAATCGCCATGGGGCCCAACTCTCAAGGACGTTGGAAGTAGGGATGCTGAGGAGGCTGCAGTACCTCTTACTGGTAAGGAGTGTTATGTCATTAAATTTTCTTGAGTAAAATTTCTTGAGTAGCATCTATATAAGATCTGATTTCATTTTTAGAAcactcagtgtgttttctttgaagCCTATCAGAGAAACAACTGCACAACTGtccacagctgaacatggtcCTATGCTGCTTTGACGTAAGTTGGTGTTTGagtaaaatgttataaaacagGTGTAAATGTTGTTGGCCATTCAAATTAATACCAAAATCTGGAACATGGCTTTTCTGTACTGCATTAAATAGGATGTCATGATATGAACTTTCTCTCAGCAGCCCCATGTCTGACTGACTTCCTGTCTCTACATACTCTTTGTAAATGACTGCTCCAGTGTTATCTCAACCTTATCAAGCAAATCTGGAGAGACCAGAGATCATGGCTTCATATCAACGCAGAGCATAATCCttactctgtgtttttaactgGCAGTATCGAAGGTGTGGCTGCACACTGCGGCTTGGGATGCCAGAGTTATGTAAGTAGGGCTGCACCTGTGTTGGAGCTGAAAGCCATGTCGCTCCAGTCTGGTGAGTATATATAAGTGAATGTGGTGCAATTAGAAAAGGGAAGGAATGTCCGTTCTCATTCTGTGCATTTATAAATGCTCAGTGTGTTATTATCAGGCAGGCCTGTGTCAACACTAAGGGATTTTTACTGTTGacattcaggaaaaaaaaaacacgtgttCAGGATGATGGAATCTACTGTAAGACGGcctgcatttcatttcatctaGTTGATATCtgacgtaaaaaaaaatgttttagctCTTACCAGCTCCAGAGGgccaaagag comes from the Hippoglossus stenolepis isolate QCI-W04-F060 chromosome 5, HSTE1.2, whole genome shotgun sequence genome and includes:
- the eps8l2 gene encoding epidermal growth factor receptor kinase substrate 8-like protein 2 isoform X2, which encodes MNVPGPQSRQANGVARSDSKISAKALYEQRKKYSNSNFIMHETSQYHVEHLTTFIMDKRESIVTVDDAVKKLVLLDSKRKIWTQEMLLQVTDKAVCLLDCDTQDELENFPLHTIQMCQAVLNQTRYPSVLLLVCQDKEQHKPDIHFFHCDEVEAEMVHADIDSAIGDNKHGKKMRLQTLKVNQEKMKHHRETILPTSPTKGPSTPPMGRVAAPNTQDRGATGQVSTESHEKLAKRTLKEVEILNCALDDIENFVARLQKAAEAFSQLNHRNKSKKNKKKGPAEGMLTLRAKPPTEAEFIDSLQKLKLALNLVAKVKKHIQNPSASELVHFLFGPLELVLQSFGSPDLVRSIISPHLSKDTVDFLRGHLIPKEMTIFELLGEGWTKPRSEWPRDQCAPVYYPKFRNGWEPPADIFRTAPWETEGPSGPMGPPTSPDYRKHSTEDYYGTHSSGSSDGSYNGKTHTRKYAKIRYHFVARNANELSVLQDEILEVIEDDRQWWKLRNRSGQAGYVPFNILDVVKIEEPEGGYSQDYGKSPTGTLAHGDVFTNGIPKDKMDKVNNELLKKITENKTQPVRKIRVERPSGSCVPLKFDSSPEQVTAWLIAKGFSSSTVECLGILTGAQLFSLNKNELISVCGDEGSRVYNQVTVEKSQQEKSSGDTELQEIMKRRQERIDSGSKD
- the eps8l2 gene encoding epidermal growth factor receptor kinase substrate 8-like protein 2 isoform X1, translated to MKGAQRNPVSSSCYCSGVARSDSKISAKALYEQRKKYSNSNFIMHETSQYHVEHLTTFIMDKRESIVTVDDAVKKLVLLDSKRKIWTQEMLLQVTDKAVCLLDCDTQDELENFPLHTIQMCQAVLNQTRYPSVLLLVCQDKEQHKPDIHFFHCDEVEAEMVHADIDSAIGDNKHGKKMRLQTLKVNQEKMKHHRETILPTSPTKGPSTPPMGRVAAPNTQDRGATGQVSTESHEKLAKRTLKEVEILNCALDDIENFVARLQKAAEAFSQLNHRNKSKKNKKKGPAEGMLTLRAKPPTEAEFIDSLQKLKLALNLVAKVKKHIQNPSASELVHFLFGPLELVLQSFGSPDLVRSIISPHLSKDTVDFLRGHLIPKEMTIFELLGEGWTKPRSEWPRDQCAPVYYPKFRNGWEPPADIFRTAPWETEGPSGPMGPPTSPDYRKHSTEDYYGTHSSGSSDGSYNGKTHTRKYAKIRYHFVARNANELSVLQDEILEVIEDDRQWWKLRNRSGQAGYVPFNILDVVKIEEPEGGYSQDYGKSPTGTLAHGDVFTNGIPKDKMDKVNNELLKKITENKTQPVRKIRVERPSGSCVPLKFDSSPEQVTAWLIAKGFSSSTVECLGILTGAQLFSLNKNELISVCGDEGSRVYNQVTVEKSQQEKSSGDTELQEIMKRRQERIDSGSKD